Part of the Flavobacteriales bacterium genome, ATTTACAATGACATTGCCGGTCATTTCTTCTGGAATATCTAGTCCCATTAGTGTAAGTAAAGAAGGAGCAAGATCACCTAGTTTCCCATCTTCAATTACAGCGTGGTTGTCGTCAATCATAAATACAGGAACCAAGTTGGTCGTATGCGCTGTGTTAGGTGAACCATCTGCATTAACTGAATATTCAGCATTTC contains:
- a CDS encoding 2,3-bisphosphoglycerate-independent phosphoglycerate mutase (catalyzes the interconversion of 2-phosphoglycerate and 3-phosphoglycerate), whose product is NAEYSVNADGSPNTAHTTNLVPVFMIDDNHAVIEDGKLGDLAPSLLTLMGLDIPEEMTGNVIVN